Genomic DNA from Gimesia aquarii:
GATTCCAGTAAAAAAACTGGCGGCTTGAGAGTCGATCCGCTTTTGTTCTTTTTAGTATCCAAAATGTGGATAGCGCAAACAGTAAATCAGGAATTCCTACCAGTAACTCAAAGTAGATTGGAAACGAGTTTCTGCTGGCTCCGACTAAAGTTCCCACTGCCGCAAGTCGTAGCATATTAAAATAGATCCAATGTTCCCACATGGTTGCATCTACGGCGCTTCTGAGGTCATGCCTAAGGCCCCCACTCATAAGCACAGGAGTAATACAGGCGGTGACTGTGATAGATTGAAGCCAGAAACCTGGATAGTAATTGAGAAGTACTTCAGAAACATAAACTCCTAGATACCCCAGGTAGGTTGCTACACCTGCATAAAAAACAATCCATACCCAGAAAGCCATAAGACGCCAGGGAGGCACATTTCTGTTGGGTTTTGCATTTTGGAAAACAAATAATAAGAATGCAAGTTCTGTTATGAGCAGAAAAGGGGTGAGCGAGAGTTTCATGATTCAATACCTCAGATAAGAATAGTGCTGATCTTGTTATTCTTTTTGATAAGAGTTTGACAAAGCCACCGTAAGATTTGATATGATTTGAAAAATAAACCGCGGAGTGTGTCTGATTTAGATCAAACACCACTCCGCGATCGAAGGGTATATCAGCCAGTGGTAACTGCCTTCTCCTCTGCTAACTTCTCACGCAAGCCTTTGAGACTATTGATGCGCGCTCCGGCGATCCAATCACCTTCTCTGACATCTTCAAAGAAGATCCACACGCGGTTATATGCTTCTTCTTCATTCCAGGCAGAACCCTCGGCTTCATAAATTGCGCGAGTTACATCTTCTCCCAATCGATGTTTACTTTCGTTGTTGAGTAGTGATTGCAGTGTGGTGAACCTCAGACGATAAATTGGTTTTGGAGGTGCGCCGGAAACCTGCGTCACTTGGTTGGCAGGCATTTCATGCAGATAGACCCAGGTGAATTCCCTGGCAAATTGACTGCCTTCAAGACCTTCGTACCCGATTGCGATTTGTCCGAGTCTGGTTGGTAATTCAGCTTTTGCAGCTTCAGTTAAAGACCCTTTCTGGTATTGGATATCGATGACTGGCATCCTGTTTCTCCTTCTAATGAGATAAAATATGAATCACTGACACGACAGCTGATACTGTGGGACGATCGTGTTTGATTCAGTTGTTGAAGTAAGGTCTGTTTGCTTCAGGGAAGTACTTAAGATGAGTCAACATGCATCACTTTTCCTGCTTTCAGTTCAGTGGATAGAATTAAAAACCTGTATATGCAGATATATTGCAAAAAAATGAGGCTTATGTACCTGATTATTGTTTTCTAAGCCTGTCGATCAGTGGTTGATAGCCTTGTGTTGCCAGCATGCTCCCGATTCGTTCAAAGTAGCCTTGGTCACCCGTGAAGCCCATTGCGTCTACGAGTCGGTTAACACAGGAAAATAGGCTCACTACATTAGTGATGTCTTCAACGGCTTGCTCCGTCCATCCCTGGTCGAGAAGTTGCTGGATATCATCGTGCCTGATGTGATGAGGGTCTTGTGTCAGTTTTTCAGCAAAATAAAGCGCTGCCGTCATACGTTCTTCTAGAACTTCGAAGGCAGTATCGCGTCCAAGTTGATCAATCACACTTTGTGCGATACCAAAAGCTTCAAGAGTTTGGTGATGAACGCCCACACAAAAATCACAACCGTTGAGCACGGAGACATAAGCGGCAATCATTTCTCGTTCCGGAATACTGACTTGCGACTCGCGTGTCATGACTTGATTGATATATTCAAGCAGCGGATGATAGAGATCCGGATCGCGCAGAAAAGCGTCTGCGATTCCCTTCATGTTATTTTGAGATGTCAAGTAAGGCATAATTCTTCTCCTTATTTCATTTCGAATTTTTTTAAAAACCTGCATATACAGATAAATTGTTAAAAAATATTACATTCCGAATCCCTGTTGTCTCGCAAATGATTGCAGTGTTTCTACTCCGCTTTTACCTAAGAGCTCACGTGCTTTCTGCTGTGCTTCGCTCCAGAGGGGAATTGCCTGATTTAGTAACTTTCTTCCCTCAGTTGTGAGCTGATAAGGGTGTTCACGGGCATCCTCTCCGATGGTTTCTTCCAACCATCCATTGGATTGCATTCGATCCAGATTGCGGCTTAGTGTGGAATCATCGAGTTGTAACTGACTGCAAATATCGGCCTGTCGAAGTTGCCCCTGTTCTTCAGCAAACGCGAGCATTGCCAATTGCGGTACGCGCAATTTTAATGGTCGCAGCGCGTCATCATAAATCTTAGTAATCACACGATTGGCCAAACGCATTCGTAATGCGATACACGATTGGGGAATCAATTCTGCACCCAATGATTTTTTTCTGTTTGACATTGTTACCTCCTTATATCTGTATATACAGAAAAAATGACAATGTCAACGAAATAATCAAAAAAAGATAATCTGCATCTTATTGGGCGATCATCATCGCCAAAACCTTGGTTGACATTGGAATTTGACACATCAATACTGTGAGGTGGAAAATTAATCAGCCTATAAGGACTTGTCATATCTCCTCTTACACCTATAAAACGTTATGTTGATGTTTTAATCTTCGGACCTGATTTCGTTTCATGGAAGCCTGTAATTAACAAGTATTTAGATAAAAAATGCTTGAGAAATTAAGGGGATCATTGATGGCTTATTTTTTCAAGGTGATGCTGATCATAGCCTGTTTCATTTTAGTCTTTTCAGTAACGACGATCCGAGTTGAAGGTGATGATCGTCTTATTTCAGCAGGTCCACTCTATCAACTGACTAAGGTTTCTTATGCTCAGCAGCCACGGGTCTTGTTTGACTTTTCGAAGCAGGAGGCTGGTAACCAGTGGCAAACTGTCAATGACGGTGTAATGGGGGGCATTTCAGAGGGGCGTTTTCGAATTTCGAATGAGGGAATACTGGAATTCTTTGGTACTCTGTCACTCGAAAATAACGGCGGTTTTGCTTCAGTTCGTTCGCGACCCAAACAGCTGAACCTGCAGGTTGGTGACATACTCCTGACACGGGTGAAAGGTGATGGTCGAAAATACTCATTAAATCTATACCTGCCAATACGTCGTGTTGCATTTTCTTATCGTATGGAATTCAAAACGGAAAAAGACAAATGGATTGAATTACGATTTCCACTTAAAGACTTTGTCGCCACTTCATTTGGGCGAACTGCCGATAACGCTGGTCAAGTTAACGCACCACAAGTAAATTCAATTGGTTTCTTACTCGGCGACAAAAAAGCAGGTCCG
This window encodes:
- a CDS encoding MarR family winged helix-turn-helix transcriptional regulator; translated protein: MSNRKKSLGAELIPQSCIALRMRLANRVITKIYDDALRPLKLRVPQLAMLAFAEEQGQLRQADICSQLQLDDSTLSRNLDRMQSNGWLEETIGEDAREHPYQLTTEGRKLLNQAIPLWSEAQQKARELLGKSGVETLQSFARQQGFGM
- a CDS encoding CIA30 family protein, which encodes MAYFFKVMLIIACFILVFSVTTIRVEGDDRLISAGPLYQLTKVSYAQQPRVLFDFSKQEAGNQWQTVNDGVMGGISEGRFRISNEGILEFFGTLSLENNGGFASVRSRPKQLNLQVGDILLTRVKGDGRKYSLNLYLPIRRVAFSYRMEFKTEKDKWIELRFPLKDFVATSFGRTADNAGQVNAPQVNSIGFLLGDKKAGPFKLEVDWIKVEAALKEQR
- a CDS encoding carboxymuconolactone decarboxylase family protein, producing the protein MPYLTSQNNMKGIADAFLRDPDLYHPLLEYINQVMTRESQVSIPEREMIAAYVSVLNGCDFCVGVHHQTLEAFGIAQSVIDQLGRDTAFEVLEERMTAALYFAEKLTQDPHHIRHDDIQQLLDQGWTEQAVEDITNVVSLFSCVNRLVDAMGFTGDQGYFERIGSMLATQGYQPLIDRLRKQ